One Corynebacterium efficiens YS-314 DNA segment encodes these proteins:
- a CDS encoding ABC transporter family substrate-binding protein, which produces MNKSPRRATLPGWSILLTGSLLAGSLVACQANPGPAPVEEAPPVTAESTETPAETTTDTTEPPAAGTADDPITTGRSQVNIGIDPLRNGFNPHLLADDSTLVQDIAALVLPSTFVGNLMNTDLLEDVATVEPPSPAIAQTVRYTLRQEAQWSDGTPITGSDFAYLHRSIVETPGTFNRAGYEAITAIRTSGGGKVVEVDFSSPVADWQQLFNNLLPSHLIQGVSDGFRTGLYDAIPAAAGRYMVRSIDRQRGMVTLARNDRFWGANPATVELLSFHDARSTSRAGEFLRTGQSVFMNLRPTETLVDTFRLVPGVEVRTSDTDRALRVVLNTASPALATPARRAGVLELVDVPLTARLATGRSATLSIAPDTDYRVDGQTGAQEELRELTTTSPLRFAIDPADDQAVAAGRVLVDQLAAAGIRAVTVSTDLDSMLGGGVGGGLATGEYDGVILRSREAQDPLALADTYGCELSLSGWCDEQTEDYLAQLMAGDITFDPEWGRRLNEEQALYLPIVTETRVEARTPGIVGPTGDPSAWPGGIASAANWRKNDIAQ; this is translated from the coding sequence GTGAATAAGAGCCCCCGTCGTGCCACCCTGCCAGGCTGGTCGATCCTGCTGACCGGGTCACTGCTGGCCGGGTCCCTGGTCGCCTGCCAGGCCAACCCCGGTCCGGCACCGGTGGAGGAGGCCCCACCCGTCACAGCGGAGAGCACCGAAACCCCGGCCGAAACCACCACGGACACCACCGAACCACCCGCCGCCGGCACCGCCGACGACCCGATCACCACCGGCAGATCTCAGGTCAACATCGGCATCGACCCACTGCGCAACGGTTTCAACCCCCATCTGCTGGCCGATGACTCCACCCTCGTCCAAGACATCGCCGCGCTGGTGCTGCCGAGCACGTTTGTGGGCAACCTCATGAACACGGATCTGCTCGAGGACGTGGCCACGGTGGAGCCCCCCTCACCGGCCATCGCCCAGACCGTGCGGTACACCCTCCGCCAGGAGGCGCAGTGGAGTGACGGCACCCCGATCACGGGCTCGGATTTCGCCTATCTGCACCGTTCCATCGTGGAGACCCCGGGTACCTTCAACCGGGCGGGTTATGAGGCGATCACCGCGATCCGAACCTCCGGTGGCGGCAAGGTTGTGGAGGTTGATTTCTCCAGCCCGGTGGCCGACTGGCAGCAGCTGTTCAACAACCTGCTGCCCAGCCACCTGATCCAGGGCGTGTCCGATGGTTTCCGCACCGGACTTTATGACGCCATCCCCGCGGCCGCGGGCCGTTATATGGTGCGTTCCATCGACCGGCAGCGTGGCATGGTCACGCTCGCCCGCAATGACCGTTTCTGGGGTGCCAATCCCGCCACAGTCGAATTGTTGAGCTTCCATGATGCCCGGTCAACCTCCCGCGCCGGGGAATTCCTCCGCACCGGGCAGAGCGTGTTCATGAACCTGCGGCCCACCGAGACCCTCGTGGACACCTTCCGGCTCGTCCCCGGTGTGGAGGTGCGCACCTCGGACACCGATCGTGCGCTGAGGGTGGTGCTCAACACCGCGTCCCCGGCCCTGGCCACGCCCGCGCGCCGTGCCGGGGTGTTGGAGCTTGTCGACGTCCCCCTCACCGCCCGGCTGGCCACCGGCCGTTCCGCCACCCTCAGTATCGCCCCGGACACCGACTACCGCGTGGACGGGCAGACCGGGGCTCAGGAGGAACTGCGGGAGCTCACGACCACCTCCCCGCTGCGTTTTGCCATCGATCCCGCCGATGATCAGGCGGTCGCCGCCGGCAGGGTACTCGTCGACCAGCTGGCCGCCGCCGGTATCCGCGCGGTGACGGTTTCCACCGACCTCGACTCCATGCTGGGCGGTGGCGTGGGTGGAGGTCTGGCCACCGGTGAGTATGACGGTGTGATCCTGCGCAGCAGGGAGGCGCAGGATCCCCTGGCCCTGGCGGACACCTACGGCTGTGAGCTCTCCCTGAGCGGCTGGTGTGATGAGCAGACCGAGGATTACCTGGCGCAGCTGATGGCCGGTGACATCACCTTCGACCCGGAGTGGGGGAGGCGCCTCAATGAGGAACAGGCTCTATATCTGCCGATCGTGACCGAGACCCGTGTGGAGGCCCGGACCCCGGGTATCGTGGGTCCGACGGGGGATCCCTCGGCCTGGCCGGGTGGCATCGCGAGCGCAGCGAACTGGAGGAAGAATGATATTGCACAATGA
- the mshB gene encoding N-acetyl-1-D-myo-inositol-2-amino-2-deoxy-alpha-D-glucopyranoside deacetylase, with translation MLHNDLSGLRVVAVHAHPDDEAITTGGALHHLATRGADVTVVTCTLGEQGEVIGETWQQLVNGDADQLGGFRIHELLSSLRILGASGCFLGGAGRWRDSGMVGDPANDHPRSFVRSGDQAEEQLVEIFTMLRPHLVITYGPDGGYGHPDHIRAHEITHGAAGRVEGIQRILWAVTGRTDLQAGLDAISAVPTGWRAAGDDELACQDRVDFALELDDRAYHAKVESMRAHATQLWIADGGVSDTNPHAAFAEVTDRAAAPVVFALSNLIAQPVMRREHYQLGAGTAFPADAQGPADGLQW, from the coding sequence ATATTGCACAATGACCTGTCTGGACTGCGGGTGGTGGCGGTTCACGCCCACCCCGATGATGAGGCGATCACCACCGGCGGGGCGCTCCACCACCTGGCCACCCGGGGTGCTGATGTCACCGTGGTCACCTGCACGCTGGGGGAGCAGGGTGAGGTGATCGGTGAGACCTGGCAGCAGCTGGTCAACGGTGACGCCGATCAGCTCGGTGGTTTCCGCATCCATGAACTGCTGTCCTCACTGCGGATCCTCGGGGCGTCGGGGTGTTTCCTCGGCGGTGCGGGGCGGTGGCGGGATTCCGGCATGGTCGGTGATCCTGCGAATGACCACCCCCGCTCCTTCGTCCGGTCGGGGGACCAGGCAGAGGAGCAGCTCGTGGAGATCTTCACCATGCTGCGCCCCCACCTGGTGATCACCTACGGCCCCGACGGCGGGTACGGGCACCCGGACCATATCCGGGCCCATGAGATCACCCACGGCGCCGCCGGGCGCGTGGAAGGCATCCAGCGCATCCTGTGGGCGGTGACGGGACGCACCGACCTGCAGGCCGGACTGGATGCCATCAGTGCCGTACCGACGGGCTGGCGTGCCGCAGGCGATGATGAGCTGGCCTGCCAGGACCGGGTGGACTTCGCACTCGAACTGGATGACCGCGCCTATCACGCGAAGGTGGAGTCCATGCGGGCCCACGCCACCCAGCTGTGGATCGCCGATGGCGGCGTGAGTGACACCAACCCGCACGCGGCCTTCGCCGAGGTCACCGACCGTGCCGCTGCGCCGGTGGTCTTCGCCCTGAGCAATCTCATCGCCCAGCCGGTCATGCGCCGTGAGCACTACCAGCTGGGTGCGGGCACCGCCTTCCCGGCCGATGCCCAGGGCCCCGCCGACGGACTCCAGTGGTAG
- the fdxA gene encoding ferredoxin translates to MTYTIAQPCVDVLDRACVEECPVDCIYEGKRMLYIHPDECVDCGACEPACPVEAIFYEDDVPDEWIDYNEANAAFFDDLGSPGGAAKLGPQDFDHPLIAALPPQA, encoded by the coding sequence ATGACCTACACAATCGCACAGCCCTGCGTTGACGTCTTGGACCGTGCCTGCGTTGAAGAGTGCCCGGTCGACTGCATCTACGAGGGCAAGCGCATGCTCTACATCCACCCCGATGAGTGTGTCGACTGTGGTGCCTGCGAGCCGGCCTGCCCTGTTGAGGCGATCTTCTACGAGGACGATGTCCCAGACGAGTGGATTGACTACAACGAGGCCAACGCCGCGTTCTTCGATGATCTCGGATCCCCTGGTGGGGCGGCCAAGCTGGGCCCACAGGATTTCGATCACCCCCTTATCGCGGCACTGCCCCCACAGGCCTAA
- the dapC gene encoding succinyldiaminopimelate transaminase, with translation MTRTPRTPLATILPDFPWDSLATAKARAGEHPDGIVNLSVGTPVDPVAPGIQIALSEAAGFSGYPQTIGTPELRSAIRAALERRYGMTGLVDASVIPVVGTKEAIALLPFMLGLAGHTVVIPEIAYPTYEVSAVAAGARVLRSDSLLKLGPEVPSMMFLNSPSNPTGKVLGVEHLRKVVGWARDNDVIIAADECYLGLGWDDDNEPLSILDPRVCDGDHTNLLAIHSLSKTSNMASYRAGYIVGDTALVGELTEARKNLGLMVPYAIQQAMIAALNDDEQEAGQKLIYARRRATLMKALLGAGFRIDDSEAGLYLWATRDEPCRDTVDWFAERGILVAPGDFYGPRGTHHVRVAMTETDERINAAAARLA, from the coding sequence ATGACCCGTACACCCCGCACCCCGTTAGCCACCATCCTCCCGGACTTCCCCTGGGACTCACTCGCCACCGCCAAGGCACGGGCGGGTGAGCATCCGGATGGCATTGTGAACCTGTCGGTGGGCACCCCGGTCGACCCGGTGGCCCCCGGCATCCAGATCGCACTGTCGGAGGCCGCGGGGTTCTCCGGTTACCCACAGACCATCGGCACCCCCGAACTGCGGTCCGCGATCCGGGCCGCGCTGGAGCGCCGCTACGGCATGACCGGGCTTGTCGACGCCTCCGTCATCCCCGTCGTGGGCACCAAGGAGGCCATCGCCCTGCTGCCGTTCATGCTGGGTCTGGCCGGACACACCGTGGTCATCCCGGAGATCGCCTACCCGACCTATGAGGTCTCGGCCGTGGCCGCCGGGGCCCGGGTGCTGCGCTCGGATTCCCTGCTCAAACTGGGGCCCGAGGTGCCGTCGATGATGTTCCTCAATTCTCCCTCCAACCCCACCGGCAAGGTGCTGGGTGTGGAACACCTGCGCAAGGTGGTCGGATGGGCCCGGGACAATGACGTCATCATCGCCGCCGACGAGTGTTACCTGGGCCTGGGCTGGGATGACGACAATGAGCCCCTCTCCATCCTGGATCCCCGCGTCTGCGATGGTGACCACACCAACCTGCTGGCCATCCATTCGCTGTCCAAGACCTCCAACATGGCCTCCTACCGTGCCGGTTATATCGTCGGTGATACGGCCCTGGTGGGGGAACTGACCGAGGCACGCAAGAACCTCGGCCTCATGGTGCCCTACGCGATCCAGCAGGCCATGATCGCCGCGTTGAACGATGATGAGCAGGAGGCGGGGCAGAAGCTGATCTACGCCCGTCGTCGCGCCACCCTGATGAAGGCGCTGCTGGGGGCGGGGTTCCGCATCGATGATTCCGAGGCCGGCCTGTACCTGTGGGCCACCCGTGATGAACCGTGCCGGGACACCGTGGACTGGTTCGCCGAGCGGGGCATCCTGGTCGCCCCCGGGGATTTCTATGGCCCACGTGGTACCCACCATGTCCGGGTCGCCATGACGGAGACCGACGAGCGTATCAACGCCGCCGCCGCCCGTCTCGCCTGA
- a CDS encoding GtrA family protein, protein MHATSRQFIKFGLVGGSGTIVNLAVAALSKKIAGWTAGISEHDPFMNLLGTDFHIRWYHVFMTIAFLVANIWNYQLNRTWTFKMINMRSWWRGFFPFLATGLVAFVVSQVVTTLLMNPTSPLALSSEIFDDSTGLRTKFYWALTISILISMPVNFIVNKYWAFRKPKTIVVQEVAPH, encoded by the coding sequence GTGCACGCAACCAGCCGCCAGTTCATCAAATTCGGGCTGGTGGGCGGGTCCGGCACCATCGTCAACCTCGCTGTCGCGGCGTTGTCCAAGAAGATCGCCGGATGGACCGCGGGTATCTCGGAGCATGACCCCTTCATGAACCTGCTGGGTACCGATTTCCACATCCGCTGGTATCACGTGTTCATGACCATCGCCTTCCTGGTGGCCAATATCTGGAACTACCAGCTCAACCGCACGTGGACCTTCAAGATGATCAACATGCGCTCCTGGTGGCGTGGTTTCTTCCCCTTCCTGGCCACCGGACTGGTGGCCTTCGTGGTCAGCCAGGTGGTCACCACCCTGCTGATGAACCCCACCTCACCACTGGCGTTGTCCTCCGAGATCTTCGATGACTCCACCGGCCTGCGCACCAAGTTCTACTGGGCGCTGACGATCTCCATCCTGATTTCCATGCCGGTCAACTTCATCGTCAACAAGTACTGGGCGTTCCGGAAACCGAAGACGATTGTGGTCCAGGAGGTCGCACCCCACTAG
- the dapD gene encoding 2,3,4,5-tetrahydropyridine-2,6-dicarboxylate N-succinyltransferase: MTSASATGIATTTPTGDILDVWYPAPTLGAAGDQTTTATDPLLDPLAGEDPDRRVTRTVIHTRIADLDAPPADTADAWLRLHLLSHRLVKPHGLNLEGIFGLLQNVVWTNFGPCAVEGFDLTRARLSRRGQVTVYSVDKFPRMVDYVLPSGVRIGDADRVRLGAHLAEGTTVMHEGFINFNAGTLGHSMVEGRISAGVTVGDGTDVGGGASIMGTLSGGGEHVISLGQRCLLGANSGCGIPLGDDCIIEAGLYITAGTKVLIDGATVKAHTLAGRSGLVFRRNSTTGAVEAVPNTSVVALNTALHAN, translated from the coding sequence ATGACTTCAGCTTCCGCAACCGGAATTGCCACCACAACACCCACCGGCGACATCCTCGATGTCTGGTACCCGGCCCCCACCCTGGGCGCGGCCGGGGACCAGACCACCACGGCCACCGATCCCCTGCTGGATCCCCTGGCCGGCGAGGACCCCGACCGTAGAGTCACCCGCACCGTCATCCACACCCGGATCGCTGATCTCGATGCCCCACCCGCCGACACCGCCGATGCGTGGCTGCGGCTGCATCTGCTCTCCCACCGGCTGGTCAAGCCCCATGGCCTGAATCTGGAGGGCATCTTCGGCCTGCTGCAGAATGTGGTGTGGACCAATTTCGGGCCCTGCGCCGTGGAGGGCTTCGACCTGACCCGCGCGCGGCTGTCCCGCCGGGGCCAGGTGACGGTGTACTCGGTGGATAAATTCCCCCGCATGGTCGACTATGTCCTGCCCTCGGGGGTGCGCATCGGTGACGCCGACCGTGTCCGTCTCGGCGCCCACCTCGCGGAGGGCACCACCGTCATGCACGAGGGCTTCATCAACTTCAACGCCGGCACACTCGGCCATTCCATGGTCGAGGGGCGCATCTCCGCGGGTGTGACCGTCGGCGACGGCACGGATGTCGGCGGGGGCGCCTCCATCATGGGCACCCTCTCCGGCGGCGGAGAACACGTCATCAGCCTCGGGCAGCGCTGCCTGCTGGGCGCGAACTCCGGCTGCGGCATCCCCCTGGGCGATGACTGCATCATCGAGGCCGGGCTCTACATCACCGCCGGCACGAAGGTGCTTATCGACGGCGCGACCGTCAAGGCGCACACCCTCGCCGGGCGCAGCGGCCTGGTCTTCCGGCGCAACTCCACCACCGGCGCGGTGGAGGCGGTACCCAACACCAGCGTGGTCGCCCTCAATACCGCACTCCACGCCAACTGA
- the aroP gene encoding aromatic amino acid transport protein AroP yields the protein MAMSEVPAAAQPGAAPGSSETTSDPNRRQELGTGLRTRHLTMMGLGSAIGAGLFLGTGVGIRAAGPAVLLAYIAAGVIVVLVMQMLGEMAAARPHSGSFSKYAEDAFGHWAGFSLGWLYWFMLIMVMGAEMTGAAAIMGAWFGVDPWIPALVCVVFFAIVNLAAVRGFGEFEYWFAFIKVAVIVVFLIVGVGLIFGLLPGSTFVGTSNFIGDHGFMPNGLSGVAAGLLAVAFAFGGIEIVTIAAAESDQPRRAISLAVRAVIWRISLFYLGSVLVITFLMPYESIDNAETAAESPFTRILDMANIPGAVGLMEAVIVLALLSAFNAQIYATSRLVFAMSRNQDAPRVFSVLSRSGVPTAAVLLSMFFAFVSVALQYFNPAGLLDFLLNAVGGCLLVVWAMIALSQLRLRPKLEHNGEISTVRMWGHPWLGILTLVLLAGLVLLMLGNEGSRSQVFSVAVVYGFLVALSFTTTRSPLRGKRTGLIDR from the coding sequence ATGGCAATGAGTGAAGTTCCCGCGGCAGCTCAACCCGGTGCTGCCCCCGGATCATCTGAGACAACATCTGATCCGAACAGAAGACAAGAACTGGGCACCGGTCTGCGGACCCGACATCTGACCATGATGGGCCTGGGATCCGCCATCGGTGCCGGGCTCTTCTTGGGCACCGGTGTGGGTATCCGGGCCGCCGGGCCGGCGGTGCTGCTGGCCTATATCGCCGCCGGTGTGATCGTAGTGCTTGTCATGCAGATGCTCGGTGAGATGGCCGCCGCCCGGCCGCATTCGGGTAGTTTCTCCAAATACGCCGAGGATGCCTTCGGACACTGGGCGGGGTTCTCCCTGGGCTGGTTGTACTGGTTCATGCTCATCATGGTCATGGGTGCGGAGATGACCGGTGCCGCGGCGATCATGGGGGCGTGGTTCGGGGTGGACCCCTGGATACCGGCCCTGGTGTGCGTGGTGTTCTTCGCGATCGTGAACCTGGCGGCCGTCCGCGGGTTCGGTGAGTTCGAGTACTGGTTCGCCTTCATCAAGGTCGCTGTGATCGTGGTGTTCCTCATCGTCGGCGTCGGCCTGATCTTCGGTCTGCTGCCCGGTTCGACCTTTGTGGGCACGAGCAACTTCATCGGGGACCACGGGTTCATGCCCAATGGGCTCTCCGGTGTGGCCGCGGGTCTGCTCGCGGTGGCATTCGCCTTCGGCGGCATTGAGATCGTCACCATCGCCGCGGCGGAATCCGACCAGCCCCGGCGGGCGATCTCCCTGGCGGTGCGCGCCGTGATCTGGCGTATCTCCCTGTTCTACCTGGGGTCCGTCCTGGTGATCACGTTCCTGATGCCGTATGAGTCCATCGATAACGCCGAAACCGCGGCGGAGTCGCCCTTCACCCGGATCCTGGACATGGCCAACATCCCGGGTGCCGTGGGGCTGATGGAGGCGGTGATCGTACTGGCGCTGCTGTCGGCCTTCAATGCGCAGATCTACGCCACCTCCCGTCTGGTGTTCGCGATGTCCCGCAACCAGGATGCCCCGCGGGTGTTCTCGGTGTTGAGCAGGAGCGGGGTGCCCACCGCGGCGGTGCTGTTGTCGATGTTCTTCGCCTTCGTCTCCGTGGCGCTGCAGTACTTCAATCCGGCCGGCCTGCTGGATTTCCTGCTCAATGCCGTGGGTGGCTGTCTGCTGGTGGTGTGGGCGATGATCGCCCTGTCGCAGCTGAGGCTGCGGCCTAAGCTGGAGCACAACGGTGAGATCTCGACGGTGCGGATGTGGGGCCACCCGTGGCTGGGTATCCTCACCCTGGTGCTGCTCGCCGGGCTGGTGCTGCTCATGCTCGGTAATGAGGGTTCGCGCTCGCAGGTGTTCTCCGTGGCGGTGGTCTACGGTTTCCTGGTGGCGCTGTCCTTCACCACCACCCGCAGCCCCCTGCGGGGAAAGCGGACTGGACTGATAGACCGATAG
- a CDS encoding DapH/DapD/GlmU-related protein, with translation MVNATNAVSGQGLANGATGRRGAVGLGIANIAMDGTVLDTWYPDPALIDPDNWSQPYPLETGTVRLGARELTPRMLQLVKLDEDRLVEQVAVRTIIEDLEAPPRDAHDVYLRLHLLSHRLVRPHELHMSETLNMLSNVVWTNKGPCLPDNFEWVRAALRSRGLIHVYCVDRLPRMVDYVVPYGVRISEAERVRLGAYLAPGTSVLREGFVSFNSGTLGAAKVEGRLSSGVVIGARSEIGLSSTVMSPRDSEGRRLYLGIGEDCTFGVSSGVIGVSLGDNCHVGNNIVLDCDTPIWFPEAEEERTVKDIEGQSNWSIKREKGFHEPVARRIPPRTRPGTRPGPRSDAQPDTTDSQASH, from the coding sequence ATGGTGAACGCAACCAATGCTGTCTCCGGTCAGGGACTCGCTAACGGTGCCACCGGGCGCAGGGGTGCGGTGGGACTTGGGATTGCGAACATCGCCATGGACGGCACCGTCCTGGACACCTGGTACCCCGATCCCGCCCTCATCGACCCCGACAACTGGAGTCAGCCCTACCCCCTGGAAACCGGCACGGTGCGTCTTGGCGCCCGTGAACTGACCCCCAGGATGCTGCAGCTGGTCAAACTCGATGAGGACCGACTGGTGGAGCAGGTCGCCGTGCGCACCATCATCGAGGACCTCGAGGCCCCGCCGCGCGACGCCCATGATGTCTACCTGCGTCTGCATCTGCTCTCCCACCGCCTGGTGCGCCCGCATGAACTGCACATGTCAGAAACCCTGAACATGTTGTCCAACGTGGTGTGGACCAACAAGGGTCCCTGCCTGCCGGATAACTTCGAATGGGTCCGGGCCGCCCTGCGTTCCCGTGGTCTGATCCATGTCTACTGTGTGGACCGCCTGCCCCGCATGGTGGATTATGTGGTGCCCTACGGTGTGCGCATCTCCGAGGCGGAACGTGTACGCCTGGGTGCGTACCTGGCCCCGGGCACCTCGGTGCTGCGTGAGGGTTTCGTCTCCTTCAACTCCGGCACCCTGGGTGCGGCGAAGGTGGAGGGCCGCCTGTCCTCCGGTGTGGTCATCGGTGCCCGTTCCGAGATCGGCCTGTCCTCCACCGTGATGTCCCCACGTGACTCCGAGGGGCGTCGACTCTACCTCGGCATCGGCGAGGACTGCACCTTCGGCGTGAGTTCCGGCGTCATCGGGGTCTCCCTCGGTGACAACTGCCATGTGGGCAACAACATCGTGCTCGACTGTGACACCCCCATCTGGTTCCCCGAGGCCGAGGAGGAACGCACCGTCAAGGATATCGAGGGCCAGTCGAACTGGTCGATCAAGCGGGAGAAGGGTTTCCATGAGCCGGTGGCACGACGCATCCCGCCCCGCACCCGACCGGGTACCCGGCCCGGCCCCCGGTCCGACGCCCAGCCTGACACCACAGACAGCCAGGCCTCCCATTAG
- the dapE gene encoding succinyl-diaminopimelate desuccinylase: MEQVSIPPSERDPAPPTLDLLGDPVTLTADLVDIPSPSGQEKLIAEAVETSLRNLNLPGVEILRFNNNVLARTQLNLPGRVILAGHLDTVPIADNVPGHRAPNADGVDTLYGCGTVDMKSGLAVYLHTFASLAGAGHERPTRDLTFIAYECEEVEYHRNGLGHIQREHPEWLVGDLALLGEPTGAWIEAGCQGNLRIRVTAHGTRAHSARGWLGDNAIHKLTPVMARIAEYGHQDVIIDGLTYREGLNIVRVEAGVANNVIPDEAWMSVNFRFAPNRSAEQATRHVIDVLRLEETPGVTWVLDDAAGGALPGLDLEVTAGLVEAVGRDRVRAKFGWTDVSRFSAVGVPALNFGSGDPSYAHKRDEQCPVGQITGVAEILHTYLTS, from the coding sequence ATGGAACAAGTATCGATACCACCCTCCGAACGTGATCCGGCTCCACCCACCCTCGATCTGCTCGGCGATCCCGTCACGCTGACCGCGGATCTGGTGGACATCCCCAGCCCCTCCGGCCAGGAGAAGCTGATCGCAGAGGCGGTTGAGACCAGCCTGCGTAACCTCAATCTGCCCGGGGTGGAGATACTGCGCTTCAACAACAATGTCCTGGCGCGCACCCAACTCAACCTGCCCGGACGGGTCATCCTGGCGGGTCATCTCGATACCGTTCCCATCGCCGACAACGTCCCCGGCCACCGTGCCCCCAATGCCGACGGTGTGGACACCCTGTACGGCTGTGGGACCGTGGACATGAAATCCGGTCTGGCGGTCTACCTGCACACCTTCGCGAGCCTGGCGGGTGCCGGCCATGAACGACCCACCCGGGATCTCACCTTCATCGCCTATGAGTGCGAGGAGGTCGAATACCACCGCAACGGCCTCGGACACATCCAACGCGAGCATCCGGAGTGGCTGGTGGGGGATCTGGCGCTGTTGGGGGAGCCGACCGGGGCCTGGATCGAGGCGGGATGCCAGGGCAATCTGCGCATCAGGGTCACCGCCCACGGCACCCGTGCCCACAGTGCCCGCGGGTGGCTGGGGGACAATGCCATCCACAAACTCACCCCCGTCATGGCCAGGATTGCCGAATACGGGCACCAGGATGTGATCATCGACGGCCTCACCTACCGCGAGGGCCTCAACATTGTCCGGGTGGAGGCGGGGGTGGCCAATAACGTCATCCCCGACGAGGCCTGGATGAGCGTCAACTTCCGTTTCGCCCCCAACCGGTCGGCGGAGCAGGCGACCCGCCACGTGATCGATGTGCTCCGGTTGGAGGAGACCCCGGGGGTCACCTGGGTGCTTGACGACGCCGCCGGTGGTGCCCTCCCGGGCCTCGACCTGGAGGTCACCGCCGGTCTGGTCGAGGCGGTCGGTCGCGACCGGGTGCGGGCGAAATTCGGCTGGACCGATGTGTCCCGCTTCTCCGCGGTGGGGGTACCCGCCCTCAACTTCGGTTCCGGGGATCCGTCCTATGCCCACAAGCGCGATGAGCAGTGCCCGGTTGGGCAGATCACCGGTGTGGCGGAGATCCTGCACACGTATCTGACCTCCTGA
- a CDS encoding TIGR00730 family Rossman fold protein, translating into MAPHKTPDEEKNRLLVGPVLRRKPETQPEGSTFDQRLLEMRADHDWKHADPWRVLRIQGEFVAGFDALDEMPKAVTVFGSARIREEHPYYKTGVELGEKLVAAEYAVVTGGGPGLMEAPNKGACEAGGLSVGLGIELPHEQRLNPYVDLGLNFRYFFARKTMFLKYSQAFVCLPGGYGTLDELFEVLCMVQTGKVTNFPIVLIGTDFWAGLLDWIRGRLVADGMISARDIDRVLVTDDVDEAVRFIVDAHAGLDVARRHN; encoded by the coding sequence ATGGCTCCCCACAAAACCCCGGATGAAGAGAAGAACCGCCTGCTCGTCGGGCCCGTGCTCCGCAGGAAACCGGAGACCCAGCCTGAGGGCAGCACTTTCGATCAGCGACTGCTGGAGATGCGGGCCGACCATGACTGGAAACACGCGGACCCGTGGCGTGTCCTGCGCATCCAGGGGGAGTTCGTCGCCGGTTTCGACGCCCTGGACGAGATGCCTAAGGCCGTCACCGTCTTCGGTTCCGCCCGCATCCGGGAGGAACACCCCTACTACAAGACGGGGGTGGAACTGGGTGAGAAACTCGTCGCAGCTGAATACGCGGTGGTCACCGGTGGCGGACCGGGCCTGATGGAGGCCCCCAACAAGGGTGCCTGCGAGGCGGGTGGACTCAGCGTGGGACTGGGCATCGAGCTGCCCCATGAGCAGCGACTGAACCCGTATGTGGACTTGGGCCTGAACTTCAGGTACTTCTTCGCCCGCAAGACCATGTTCCTCAAATACTCCCAGGCATTCGTCTGTCTCCCCGGTGGATACGGCACCCTGGATGAGCTCTTTGAGGTGCTGTGCATGGTGCAGACAGGCAAGGTCACCAACTTCCCGATCGTGCTGATCGGCACCGACTTCTGGGCAGGCCTGCTCGACTGGATCAGGGGACGCCTGGTCGCCGACGGCATGATCTCCGCGCGGGACATCGACCGCGTCCTGGTCACAGATGATGTCGACGAGGCCGTCCGTTTCATCGTCGATGCACACGCGGGGCTGGACGTGGCACGCCGCCACAACTAG